The Globicephala melas chromosome X, mGloMel1.2, whole genome shotgun sequence genome contains the following window.
GAATCCACCAGGTTTCAGAAATGGGAAGGAGTAGCCACCTCTATTCTAGGCTTTGATGTACAAGAGTTTCTAATTACTCCTTTGGAAACAGCTTTAAACACCACGGACAGTTTtgagttgtgcttttttttttcctggagagaaAGTTCTAGAGGACGAGGGTGACCCAGTGGGATCCCAGTTGGAAAAGGTTACATATTGTTGcctccattgtatagatgaggaaactgaggctcagaggtgaggCATCTTGCCCGGGTTCTAGAGCAGATCTATCTGATTATTAAATTTTTGCTTCTTCCATTGCCATTGGCCAGGACTTGGTTTGCACTGGGAACTGGGCagaaccaaattttaaaattgagaggGAGATCCTGCCCATCAGGATCGTAGTGTGTGAGTTGTGTGCATGGAGAATGGGGAAGTCTGACCATCAAGTACTCTCTTGATCTAATATTATGttgattgaacttttaaaaaaaaaataagtgattgAACAAATAACTCTCTCACACATTCACCACACTCAGCCTCACACCAAGCTTTTTcccacctcagggtctttgcactggctgtttcctctgcctggaatgcccttctcctCAAATATTCACATGGTTGATTCCTCTCTCTTTAGATCCAGAATAACGGTCACCTCCTCTAAGTGGCTTTCCTTGAACATTCCATCTTAATGTCACTTCCCCTCAGCACATCATAGCACTTATCATGATCTatgactatctttttaaaaaattaattaattttattttttggctgtgttgggtctttgttgctgcacgcaggctttctcttgttggggcgagtgggggctactcttcgttgccatgcacagacttctcattgcggtggcttctcttgttgacgagcacgagctctaggtgcgcgggcttcagtagttgtggcacgcgggctcagtagttgtggctcgtgggctctagagtgcaggcccaatagttgtggagcacgggtttagttgctccgcggcatgtaggatcttcccggaccagggctcgaacccgtgtcccctgcattggccggcggattcttaaccactgcgccaccagggaagtcctataactatcttttgttttgatttaattCCTTGTTTCTTGTGTGTCTTCTGCCCTAGAATGTTGACCTCAGAAGACCaagaatttttgttgttttttccccactGCCTTATCCCTAGCCCCTAAAGTAGTTCCTGGTAAAAATATCTGTGGaaagaaaaaagggcagaaggaaacaaagaagtaCAGGCTAAATGACCGagggaataaatgaatgtataccTATaaggttaaataaatgaaatgggaataaaagggACTTTGGGGAAAAAGGACCCCAAATTCCCACATTTGGAATATAAAGGAAGTaagatttaaagaaacaaaaagacagttattttatttttgtttaaaaatcctTGAGTGAGGAGAACTGAGAAAGTTTGTATAAAAAGGTCCCCTACTATTGCTAGGGTGAGTATTGGGGGGGCAGTCAGAGACAACAGCATTGAAGGGGTGGGTGGAGAAGAAACAGGGCTTAGGGGCCTGGAAGTGGAGGGTGGCGAGCAGGGCTGCCAAGGGAGTGAGCACAGAACAGTGAGGGGGGTGGTGACTCAGTCGTCCCATTCATCATCCTCATCGTCATCGCCAGCCTGGTCCTCCCCTTCgtctagagggagagagagagtagaACTCAGGATGGGCAGGAGGGTTCAAAAGCCCTAGGGAGGGGGGTTACTAGGACCTGGGAGGTTGGGGCTCAGGATCCTGGGGGACTGAGATCTCATGCTTGGAAATTAGATCTGGGGCCTGTGTGTTGGATGAAGAAGGGACCCCCTCAGAGGAGGGAGATTTAGGGGCAAGGTAGGGACTATAGCTGGGGTCTGGGTTCTAGTTGGAGTTGAGGTTAATATTATTGTCAAAAATGTGTGGTTAGTTGGGATATTATTGTCATACAAAGGGTTGATTTTAACAGACTTATCACTTAATGGGGTGGATTTAAATATTAGCCAAGGTGGAGGAAATTACAATATTATGGTTTCATAATGGGTTAAGGTTAACATTGTTGACACGGAATGGGGTTAATGATGATGTCATGGTCAAAAGATGAGGTTCGTTATGATATTGTCATGTAATGGATTCATGTTTATCTTGTGAACAGACTCTGGGGTTGATGTTAGTATTATTGTCAAAGTTGGAGTTAATTATATTATTGTCACATAATAGGTTGAGGTTAATATTATCCTCATATAATTGTCATATAATGACAATATTGTTGACACATTAAGGGATTAATGTCAACATTATTGTAAAAGATTGGGTTAGTTATAATATTATCACATAATGTGTTAAGGTTACTCTGTTGACACATGGAGTTAGAGTCAATATGATGGTCAAAGATGGGGGCTCCTTATAATATTATCATCACATAGCGGCTAATGTTAATACTATTGAACATATGGGATTAATGTTAATACTATTGTCAAAGATAGATGGAGTTAATCATATTACTGTTACATAATGACAGTTAACGTTGTAGAAAAAGAGACTGATAAAAGATTCATGTTCATGCTCTCATCAACATATGGGCTAATGTTACTATTGATGGTGGCTGTTAGGGGTGTTTTTAGGCTGACACTAGCTGGGAACCAGGGTCGGGGTCCTGGCAGGATGGGCTCCGAATGGCAGGCTCTCAGGGGAGGGGGAGCTCTTACCCGAGGAGTGGATGGCTCTGCTTCTCTTCTGCATCACGTGCATCAGGGCCCCCACCAGCCCCTCGGAGCTCTGAGGTGGCGGTTGCAGCGCTGAGCTCTCTGGGGCCCCAGGGGTCTGCAGCAAGCAGGGTCCAGCACACAAGGCTCAGGGCCTGTGAGAGAAGTGCTTCTCCCCGCCCCTCATCATCCTTTCTCCTCCCACACACTCCAGTCTCCCCACCAACCTCCCAACCCTATCACTCAACCCCCAAATCCTGGGACCCCCATCAGTCTCGGCCCTGGCCCCCTAATATCCTGACTTGTGCAGCACACCCCAGAGTCCCAGTCCCCCAATCCTCCATCACGCCGGCCCTCACCTTGTTCAGCTGAATTCCCTGCCGGATTTGATCCAAAAGCGCCCCCCGACCCCCACCAGGGGCCAGGCCCCCCACAAGccccagaggaggagggggtgggggagcgaTCGGTCCGACCCCAGAGCtgggtggtggcggtggtggtggtggtggcggagGCAGGGGCGGCCCCCCAGCTCcaggggggggagggggcggtggtACAGAGCGTCCAGTGGCTGGAGGGGGTGGTGGCGGAGGGCCCCCTCGGCCCGGTGGTGGGGGTCCCCGGGGAGTTGGCGGGGGAGGAGCACCTCCCGAAGGTACAGGGGGTAGTGGGCCAGAGCGACCCTTGTTACTCCCCACAGCTGGGGGCCGGGGGGGCTGGTTCCCTCCTCGGGATGGTGGTGGGGGCGGTGGAAGCGGCTCTGAGGGGGAAAGATAACACAGAGCTATTATTATAGTTTTCTTTAGAGCCTCAGttttgctcatttgtaaaatgggtatcCTAACCGACCAACTCCCAATTTGAGCGGTATAGGGGTTTCCATGAGGACTGAGTGCCTGCAATGTATCTCTTAGAGATCAGCTACCAGGGTTGGAGAAGAAGGGGGTGTCCAGAAAGAGGGGGGCTCACCCTGGCGCCTCATCTCCTTCCGCACAGCCTCCAGCCCACCCTGGTTCTCAATGAAGTCATAGATAAATTTGGAGGTCTCCGCGTCAGTGAGCTGGGCCTCACTGATTCCAGCCCTGGAGAACAGGCTCCGCAGATCTGGGTCCAGATTGTTCACCTGCCCAGGAGGTAAAAGGCCGGGGCAGGGGTGTGAGAataaggtggggagggaaggggcacaGATTATCATGGGGTCCACCCCAGAGAGGGATCTAAGAGGGGTGTGGGAAGGGTGGGGTCTGGGGAGTAGGTCTGGAGCAGTGGACTATGGAAAGGTAGGTGGGAGTTGAGTGGGGTCCAGGGGACTTTGGAGTTACTCACGTCAAATCCATTCTGGGGGTCCCACCCCACGTGGCTGACATGTCTGGGGGAGGTGAGGAGACCCCAGTGAAGCCCCAcggcccttccttccctctcttcctagtGAAGCCCTCTTGCCCTCTCCTGCCCAGAGGGACTCTGAGGGGCCAGAATTAACGTATGAGTCTTAAGTGAATGAAGGAGTGAGAGCAGTAGTTATGGAACTAGAAGGGGTCCATAGTTTGTGGTACCCATCTGTCCGCCCAGCCCTCtttccaccatccatccacccatctatttGCCCACGTAGCCATTCACATTCACCTGTAGGACCATTGATCTATATACATTTGTCTCCCCACTCATCTGTCCACACACATCTATTTACCCATTTGTCCACCAATCTGTCCTAACCCACActtgtccatccacccatccatctacccatgtgcccatctttccatccattcactcacttGACTACCCATTCAACCACACACTTCTGTCCATTTACCCATTGAACTGTCCATTCATCCATATATCTGACCACCTATCCATCCCCATCCACCTTGTCTGTGAACAAATCAGCCTATATACCTATCAGACCACATActcatccactcacccatccatctacctacCCATTTCCCATTTACCCATCCATTCATTCTCCaatccacccattcattcattcatccaattaTCCATCTACCCACCGATCCACTCACCCACCAGCCCACCCAGGGTGGGACTAGGGTGGGACTAGCTTGAGGTGAGTGAGGAGCAAAATTTCAGGAGGCATTCACTCTCTGAGTCATGAATTGTAGTTGCATGGCCCGGAGAGTGACTGCCTCTGTAAAAGTTGGGAACCTTGGTGCCTTTGGTGCCTCTCCCTAGTCCCCGGCTTTgaacccacccacctacccatccacTCATCTACCtactcccccacccacccatccattttCCCATCCTTCCATCCACTCAACTATCCTCCTATCCACCTGCTCatctgctcccccacccccaggatctGTGGGCCCACTGGGGAGAGATTCTCACTTGAATCCACTGGGTGCACCAATATCAGCCTTGCtgatctttttcttccctgagcgTTTCTTATCACCTGGACCAGGCCCAGGTGCAGGGAGCCCACGGTATCGTGAATTCGTGATGTCTGGGTTctggatgtccactgtcaccagcCCCAGGGACAGTGAgccagctgctgggcctgtggggAAAAATGGGTGAATGGGCCACTGACCCATTTACCTACCAACCAGAGCATAGGAGCAAGAGACAGGAAGATGGTTGAGGGAATCTGTGTGTTTGATGGTCATGGAGGGAGTGGATGAGGGGTCCAGATAGGGTTTATGGAGAAGCGGCTGGGTGGGTGCCACAAACCATCCATACATTcactgattaattaattaatttatttactcatgCTTATCACTTAAGTACTGACTCATTTATTCACTGGCTCATCGActaatttgttaaattatttgttcactcattcaataGTTACTTTCTTCACCGATTGAAATGTtgtcacttattcatttattcactaccGAATTCATTCAATCactcattcattaattaatttattcaatcatcCATCCatgtattcatccatttatccacATACCCACTCACCTATACATCTCTACACCCACTTATACATCTATCTATATTTTCATCCTTCCATCAATTCATGCCCCCGTTCAACCATCTTTCCACCACCAATCCATCCACCCACACATTCACCCACTTATTGCTGCACCCACCCACCtgctcatccatccacccactcccCACCTGTGTATCCATTCACCCCCCCACCACCTGCCCATGTAGAGACACAGGGAAGAATAGCACTCACCCCCTTGGTCTCCACCTGggtgtgggggcaggggtgggagccctcctcttctctctgggaAGACGGAATGGGTAGAGAGCTATCGCAACCCTGCCACAGGCTCCTGGGCTAGCCCCTTCTTACTCTTCCTTGCACTAGAGGACTCACCTTCATTGGCTGGCACTGGTGGAGAGGGGAGCTGGCGCCTGTCTGTGGAGAGACAGGTGGACTGGGAACCAGAGCGATGAGAGGGGCTTTTCCAGCTCCCTACTCTTGCGCTCACTTCTGCTCAACCTCTTTTCCTCCCCCAAGGCC
Protein-coding sequences here:
- the WAS gene encoding actin nucleation-promoting factor WAS; translation: MSGGPSGGRPGGRGGPGVQQNIPSTLLQDHENQRLFEMLGRKCWTLATAVVQLYLALPRGAEHWTKEHCGAVCFVKDNPQKSYFIRLYGLQAGRLLWEQELYSQLVYSTPTPFFHTFAGDDCQAGLNFADEGEAQAFRTLVQEKIQKRNQRQSGDRRQLPSPPVPANEERRGGLPPLPPHPGGDQGGPAAGSLSLGLVTVDIQNPDITNSRYRGLPAPGPGPGDKKRSGKKKISKADIGAPSGFKHVSHVGWDPQNGFDVNNLDPDLRSLFSRAGISEAQLTDAETSKFIYDFIENQGGLEAVRKEMRRQEPLPPPPPPSRGGNQPPRPPAVGSNKGRSGPLPPVPSGGAPPPPTPRGPPPPGRGGPPPPPPPATGRSVPPPPPPPGAGGPPLPPPPPPPPPPPSSGVGPIAPPPPPPLGLVGGLAPGGGRGALLDQIRQGIQLNKTPGAPESSALQPPPQSSEGLVGALMHVMQKRSRAIHSSDEGEDQAGDDDEDDEWDD